The Anabaena sp. PCC 7108 region AATCGGCGACAATACATTATTTAAATCATGAGCAATGCCACTAGCTAGAGTACCAATACTATCCATACGTTGGGCGCGTAAAAATTGCTGTTCTAATTGTTTTTTCTGGGTAATATCTGTGTCAACAATCAAGATAGATTTAGCTTGATTATGCTCATCATGTACTAAAGTCCAGCGACTTTCTACAATTATTTCTGTGTCAAATTTTGTGATTTTATTTAACTCACCTTGCCAAGCACCAGACATCAATACTGTTTGATAAATTTCCTGTTGTTGTGCCACAGGTTCATCAACCCAGATTTCTCTAGCATTCTGATCTATAACTTCTTCAGTTTTCCATCCATATAATTTTTCTGCACTTTTGTTCCAGAGTAAAATTTTGTTGTTTAAATTTATGACAATAATCGCATCTGTAGTAATATTCAGTAATGCAGCTTGTTCGCGCAGCTTTTGTTCTACTTGTTTACGGGCTGATATATCTTCAAAAATATACAAACGCCCAAAATATTTATGATTATGATCCTGAATTTGGGTAGAGAAACGCCGAATAATTCGCCCATCATTAAAGCCAATTTCATCTTCAACAACACAAAAGTTGTTTTCATCTTGTAGAGGTTGGCATGATGCTGCAAAGGAAGGAATATCTATGATTAATTGGCAACAATCAGGAATAATATCTTGATTTTTTAATTTGCCGATTGTCATAGCATTTTTAAGATGTTCAATTTTCCAAATTTCACAGAACCGATCATTAAAATAAAGGATATCATCAGTCCGATTATCAACAACATAAAATCCTAGTGGTGAAACACTATTCATGGAGCGCAAAAGTGCTTCTTGCCAACGTAATTCATTTTCTGCCTGCTTGCGTTCAGTGATGTCTTCTACTATGTATGCAAATTGTTGACGATTGCCATGATTGTTCGCAATAGCCGAAACCGTGGCTGATAAACAAATTAGTCCTTGAGGAGTTTCATGGGAATATTCAAATCTCACAGGTGATTGGGTAAGCTCTGCTTGTCGATAGTGATGCATCCAATACTTTAAATTTCTGTTTTCTGCGCCCAGTTCTCGCGCTAGACGATTTTGCATTGCTTCTGGTGTGAGTCCCAAAAATTTGGCAGTGATAGGATTATCAGAAATATGCAGGATATCATTATCTACCAATTCCACAATTCCCATCATCATGGGCGCACTCTCGAAGAAACTGTGTAAGGTAGATTCACTTTGTGACAGTGCTTCTTGTGCCTGTTTATATTCCCGATTGATGCTGGCTAATTCTGTTAAATTTTGCCGCATTTCTAATTGTTTGACAATAAGACGACTAATAGATTCCAGTGCTGCTAACTGTTTAGCACTGATTTGATGTGGTACTTGATCTACTACACATAGAGTCCCGATTATCTCTCCTTTTGCTACTATTAACGGTATGCCCACATAAAATCTCACATATGGTGCTGAGGTAACTATATCTGCTGTGGCAAAGCGTTCATCTGTTAAGGTATCAGGAATAATCAAAATGTCGCCTTGCTGGAGGCAAATTGGACAAAAACCACTGTCTATTGGCATTTCTGGGATATCTAATCCCACCTTGGCTTTGAACCACTGACGGTTGGCATCAATGAGATTAATTAGCGCAATTGGTGTATCACAAATCTGGGCGGCTAACGATGCTAAATCGTCAAAAGTTTCCTCTGGTTCTGTATCAAGAATGTCGTACTGTCGTAGAGCCTCAAGCCTCGCTGCTTCATTATTAGACACTGGTAATCTCATGAAAATTTTCCTAGTATTACTGAATGACAACGTGTGATCGTGTTACTCTCGGTCTTCTAAGTTAATCAAGCAGGGAAGGTGAAGGCTTGTAATTGCTGACTTTTAAGTTTTAACAAGCA contains the following coding sequences:
- a CDS encoding PAS domain S-box protein; translated protein: MRLPVSNNEAARLEALRQYDILDTEPEETFDDLASLAAQICDTPIALINLIDANRQWFKAKVGLDIPEMPIDSGFCPICLQQGDILIIPDTLTDERFATADIVTSAPYVRFYVGIPLIVAKGEIIGTLCVVDQVPHQISAKQLAALESISRLIVKQLEMRQNLTELASINREYKQAQEALSQSESTLHSFFESAPMMMGIVELVDNDILHISDNPITAKFLGLTPEAMQNRLARELGAENRNLKYWMHHYRQAELTQSPVRFEYSHETPQGLICLSATVSAIANNHGNRQQFAYIVEDITERKQAENELRWQEALLRSMNSVSPLGFYVVDNRTDDILYFNDRFCEIWKIEHLKNAMTIGKLKNQDIIPDCCQLIIDIPSFAASCQPLQDENNFCVVEDEIGFNDGRIIRRFSTQIQDHNHKYFGRLYIFEDISARKQVEQKLREQAALLNITTDAIIVINLNNKILLWNKSAEKLYGWKTEEVIDQNAREIWVDEPVAQQQEIYQTVLMSGAWQGELNKITKFDTEIIVESRWTLVHDEHNQAKSILIVDTDITQKKQLEQQFLRAQRMDSIGTLASGIAHDLNNVLSPILMSAYLLKTKYYDPQVQQIISIIENNANRGANLVNQVLSFARGIEGERTVIQVKYLISEIEQIVEQTFPKSITVHTEIQPNLLPVCGDITQLYQVLINLCLNARDAMPNGGSLTIVAGNLWIDETSAKVHLDAKVSYYIVIKVIDTGLGISSKILDRIFEPFFTTKEAGKGTGLGLSTVIGIIKGHEGFITVSSSLNKGTEFQVYLPAVYTAEDQSLKAAEMLIGDGELVILEAEKASIQEITSTSLKNDND